One Chlorobaculum limnaeum genomic window carries:
- a CDS encoding polysaccharide pyruvyl transferase family protein: MRKVAVLTMQRSLNYGAVLQAYALQRRILSFGVQCEIIDLLRPVHSGYRSSQISEQLSPYRLQKKDSNCKGLHYCLKAMLKIRLEKILQRKRIERFRKFDNEFIIYSPKPIYCAEELYTFIKEYDAYVTGSDQVWNPTYPYSPEPYFLTFVPEGIPRIAYAPSFGVSSIDKTVHDVYKKWLMGITRLSVREKQGASLIKEISGRTAEVVLDPTLLLNDAEWLEVSKTPKTHKPYIFCYDLGNNAGLKILCKYLHNYTGYNVYRISNNLEHSISGIIDVYGAGPQEFLGWINGAALVVTNSYHGMVLSINMKKPFYVVMKKNGVNTRNSRIDNILEMLELQDRLWCSSDVYPERNKMELSFDNAMNILKVERKKSLEYLRSSIISSV, from the coding sequence ATGCGTAAAGTTGCAGTATTGACAATGCAGCGTTCTCTCAATTATGGAGCAGTTCTTCAAGCCTATGCGCTTCAGAGGCGTATTCTCAGTTTTGGTGTCCAGTGCGAGATTATTGATTTGTTGAGGCCAGTTCATTCGGGATACCGTTCTTCTCAAATTAGTGAGCAATTATCTCCATATCGTTTACAAAAAAAGGATTCAAATTGTAAAGGATTGCATTATTGTTTGAAAGCAATGCTTAAAATACGCTTAGAGAAGATACTTCAAAGAAAGCGTATAGAAAGATTTCGGAAATTCGATAATGAATTCATCATATATTCTCCAAAGCCTATATATTGTGCCGAAGAACTATATACATTTATAAAAGAATATGATGCATATGTTACTGGAAGCGATCAGGTTTGGAACCCCACCTACCCTTATAGTCCAGAACCATATTTTTTAACTTTTGTTCCGGAGGGAATTCCTCGCATTGCATATGCGCCTAGTTTTGGCGTTAGCTCAATCGATAAAACTGTACATGACGTATACAAGAAATGGCTGATGGGTATTACTCGATTATCTGTTCGCGAAAAGCAGGGCGCATCTTTAATTAAGGAAATATCAGGAAGAACGGCAGAAGTTGTTTTAGATCCAACGCTGCTTCTCAATGATGCTGAATGGCTAGAAGTATCAAAAACTCCAAAAACACATAAGCCATACATTTTTTGCTACGATTTAGGGAACAATGCTGGGCTAAAAATATTATGTAAATATTTGCATAACTATACTGGTTACAATGTCTACAGAATATCAAATAATTTAGAGCATTCAATTTCGGGTATTATTGATGTATATGGGGCAGGGCCTCAGGAATTTCTTGGGTGGATAAATGGAGCTGCTTTAGTTGTAACTAATTCATATCACGGTATGGTTCTGTCTATTAATATGAAAAAACCATTTTATGTAGTAATGAAAAAAAATGGAGTTAATACAAGAAATTCGAGAATAGACAATATACTTGAAATGCTTGAATTACAAGATAGATTATGGTGTTCGAGCGATGTTTATCCTGAAAGGAATAAAATGGAGTTATCTTTTGATAATGCGATGAATATTTTGAAAGTCGAACGAAAAAAATCACTTGAATATTTGAGGTCTTCTATTATTTCGAGTGTATAG
- a CDS encoding Coenzyme F420 hydrogenase/dehydrogenase, beta subunit C-terminal domain, translating into MNEDIYGFRHPVIDVKSCSGCSLCMLTCPVISDVSVERFKAVDVYAGWSLKDSIRTDSSSGGLFSELAEAVMQSGGKVFAATFDKNFKLLHREVVDSTDLAAFRGSKYLQGVCDEVYTQIATYLKQRVPVMFVGLPCQVAGLYGFLGGDNPNLLTCDLVCHGAPSQKIFDDYLLYLKNNGLSGFIGIDFRERQTSGRKTTIIYAKPEKNMWLNGTYDYYQQAFMRNLISRNSCYSCKFARIPRIGDITLGDYWGIGFKKPFFYDITKGVSLVITNSLKGNDILNKYKRLLFLEKRTIDEAVTKNPRVYKASNGDAGERQRFLADLQSMSITHLVQKYRLYPRLSFASRLRSYVKTMLGDRLVNTIRAVLKKRALRRI; encoded by the coding sequence ATGAATGAAGATATCTATGGATTTCGTCACCCTGTAATTGATGTCAAATCATGCTCAGGCTGTTCATTATGCATGTTGACCTGCCCTGTTATATCGGATGTATCGGTAGAGCGATTTAAGGCAGTTGATGTTTATGCTGGTTGGAGCCTCAAAGATTCCATAAGAACGGATAGTTCATCGGGAGGACTGTTTTCGGAGCTGGCTGAAGCTGTTATGCAGAGCGGTGGAAAAGTTTTTGCAGCTACATTCGATAAGAATTTTAAGTTGTTACATCGGGAGGTCGTGGATAGCACTGATCTGGCGGCTTTCCGCGGCTCAAAATATTTACAAGGTGTTTGTGATGAAGTATATACGCAGATTGCTACATATTTGAAGCAGCGTGTGCCTGTTATGTTTGTCGGCTTACCATGTCAGGTTGCTGGCTTGTATGGCTTTCTTGGTGGCGATAATCCAAACTTGCTAACTTGTGATCTGGTATGTCATGGCGCACCATCACAAAAAATATTCGATGATTATTTGCTGTATTTAAAAAATAACGGGCTTTCGGGTTTTATTGGTATTGATTTTAGGGAAAGGCAGACGTCAGGAAGGAAAACAACCATAATCTATGCCAAGCCGGAAAAGAATATGTGGCTTAATGGCACATATGATTACTATCAACAGGCTTTTATGCGCAACTTGATAAGTCGTAACTCTTGCTATTCATGCAAATTTGCTCGAATTCCAAGGATAGGGGATATAACACTTGGTGATTATTGGGGGATCGGATTCAAAAAACCTTTTTTCTATGACATCACCAAAGGGGTATCACTGGTTATTACAAATTCTTTGAAAGGTAATGATATACTGAACAAGTACAAAAGATTACTGTTTCTTGAGAAAAGAACGATTGATGAAGCAGTTACAAAAAATCCCCGAGTGTACAAGGCTTCAAATGGCGATGCCGGAGAGAGACAGAGGTTTCTCGCCGATCTTCAATCTATGTCAATTACTCATCTTGTTCAGAAGTACCGTCTTTATCCTCGTCTCTCGTTTGCCTCCCGTTTGCGCTCCTATGTTAAGACGATGCTGGGAGATCGTTTGGTTAACACAATTCGTGCTGTTTTAAAAAAAAGGGCTCTTCGCAGAATTTAA
- a CDS encoding ISL3 family transposase translates to MPSLITHYQQLLGLPETWKVSDVRLSTSGPRIEIHLEYIGPKVECPECGKAGRIYDLAPEQRWRHLDTMEYETHLIARVPRCECKEHRIKTIQVPWATRSSRYTLKFEALAVELLQECSSIQSASRLLRLNWHATNEIMNRAVKRGLSRRNKEAIAHLGLDEKSFRAGHQYVTILNDLKGGRVLEVVQSRTTDGAEALLLSFEASQRQGVKSISMDMWKPFAIAAKKHLPQADIVHDRFHISKYLNEAVDTVRRQESRQLHHAGDRTLIGSKFTWLRNPENMTESQRTSFDQLMACELKTGKAWSMKNMFREFWRLGCRESASFFFDYWSERVDQLALKPMIKVKELLKRHLDNILNYFEHEMTNAVSEGLNSKIQLYKASARGFHSFHSYRIRILFYCGKLNMAITG, encoded by the coding sequence ATGCCGAGCCTCATTACCCATTACCAGCAGTTATTAGGATTACCAGAAACATGGAAGGTGTCTGATGTCCGGCTGTCGACGTCCGGCCCCCGGATAGAAATCCATCTGGAGTATATCGGACCCAAAGTCGAATGCCCTGAATGCGGCAAGGCCGGACGAATTTATGACCTGGCGCCAGAACAACGGTGGCGGCATCTGGATACCATGGAGTACGAGACGCATCTGATAGCCAGGGTGCCTCGGTGTGAGTGCAAAGAGCACAGGATCAAGACAATTCAAGTTCCGTGGGCAACGCGCTCTTCGCGCTACACCCTGAAGTTTGAAGCGCTTGCTGTCGAGTTGCTTCAGGAGTGTTCAAGCATTCAGTCGGCATCGAGGCTCTTGCGATTGAACTGGCATGCAACCAACGAGATCATGAACCGTGCAGTTAAGCGAGGCCTGAGCCGCCGGAATAAGGAGGCGATTGCTCATCTTGGTCTTGATGAAAAGAGCTTCCGGGCAGGCCATCAGTATGTGACGATCCTGAACGACCTGAAAGGTGGCCGGGTACTTGAGGTGGTCCAGAGCCGAACGACCGATGGAGCAGAAGCGCTACTCCTCAGCTTTGAAGCATCGCAACGCCAGGGTGTGAAATCGATCTCGATGGATATGTGGAAACCCTTCGCGATTGCTGCCAAAAAGCATCTGCCGCAGGCCGATATTGTGCATGACCGTTTCCATATCAGCAAATATCTGAACGAGGCGGTCGACACGGTTCGTCGCCAAGAGTCCCGTCAACTTCATCATGCAGGGGACAGGACTCTGATTGGCTCGAAATTCACCTGGCTGCGCAATCCGGAGAACATGACGGAAAGCCAGCGGACAAGCTTTGATCAATTGATGGCCTGTGAGCTGAAAACCGGAAAAGCCTGGTCGATGAAGAACATGTTTCGGGAGTTCTGGCGGCTGGGTTGTCGAGAGAGTGCAAGCTTCTTTTTCGATTACTGGTCTGAACGCGTTGACCAGTTAGCGTTGAAACCCATGATCAAGGTCAAAGAGCTGCTGAAGCGGCATCTCGACAACATCCTGAACTATTTCGAGCACGAAATGACCAACGCAGTTTCCGAAGGTCTGAACAGCAAGATCCAGTTGTACAAAGCATCGGCCCGTGGGTTCCACAGCTTTCACAGCTACCGCATAAGGATTTTGTTTTACTGTGGAAAGCTCAACATGGCTATTACCGGTTGA